The following DNA comes from Acetobacter oryzifermentans.
TTCTTCTCGAGAAAAAAGTACGTTATCGAGCGTATTTAATGCCCGTCCAATCTCCAAAAATGAACGCGCAGCCCTTTCCCATGCAGCATTAACGGCTCGTTGAGTTTCAAGAATAACGCGAATACGTGCTTGATCATTTGCCAGTTCAGTGCCAGAAAAAACGCTACTGATAGTCTCTAAGGTTTCCGATGATACAATAGTTAATTCCCGTAACTCTTGGGGACGGGCATCGAATGCAGGCACTTCATCTGCATCCAAATCCTGTAGAGCTCGCAGAGAAACGCCCCGCCTTGAAGTTGCTTTGCTCATAAATCCAACTCCTGCTTTAGGTATGCCCACAACGCACCGAAAGCTTCAGCATTTTTCGGTTTACTTAGGTCCATCACTCCAAGCCCTTTACCATTTGCTAAAGATATTTCTTCAGCTTGTGATATTTCTATTGGGCAGACTGGACCTACATTCATTAATTTTGAACGAATAGTCGCGTAGGAACGCGCACGTATATTAGCTCGATTAATAATAAAAGCCGCTTTTACATCACTTTGTTTCAGATGTCGCATCCATGGAGCGACACTATCAAAGTCATCTTGGGTCTGTTGGCAAGGTACAAGAACGAAATCAGCCCCTTCACACAGTCCGAGAATCGCGGTCATATTAATTTCTATTGATGGCGGTGTATCAATAACAATAAAGTCAGCTGTAGAATTACGCGCTTCTTTCAATGCGCCTCGCCAGTCATCTAGCATTACGCGACGCACTGGAATTTCCGAGACGCCAGAGATTCCAGCTCTGACGCGTTCACGTCGCTCTGCCCAGGTGGCTAGAGTTGCTTGTTTATCCATATCAAGACCGAGTACATTTTTCCCTGCCCTTGAAGCTAAAACCAAGATATTTCGTGACAAGGACGACTTACCTACTCCTCCTTTGGGAGAAGATAGCATTATTATAGATTGTCGGTGATTGTTTTTTGGCCTTACCATTGTGACCTCAGATCATGAGATAAAAACACGCTAAAAACGTGTAACCTAATTGCAGTATACCCGCAAAACATAACGTAGGCAGATAGATATATCCAGAATTTTTACACCGTAAAAATTTTACGGCGTAAAATAATGCGGTCAAATATACCATACACCAGCCCTGAGCATGTGGCGCAAGTGGTTGGTGCTCGCCATGCTCGCCCGCTACGCGGTCTGTGCGTGGCTCCGCTCCCGGCGCAGAGCGCCGCACTTGCCCCACCCACTCCGGCCCGGTTGTCAGGAAAGTATCAAGGAGAAGGAATAAGGAGAGAGTAAACACTCCCAGTCCTGCACTTGATCCCGACCAACCCAGCAATCAGGCCCCCGACCCTCAGAAGAGGTGTCGGGCGAAGCCGTTTGAACGGAGTGTGTCATCATGTCCATGTCTGCCTCGCAACTCAATCTGTTCGATACTACAGTGCTGTCAGGTGAACTTGCAGCCCTCTGGTCTCTAGACGATGACCAGCCCATTCCCGAAGTCTGCATCCCCTCCCCTCACCCTTTCCGTATTCCACAGCGGGATTTTCGTCTAAATGGCGTACGTGGTCTGGCTCAAGGCTGGAAAGCGCGTGCAGAAGCAAATATCGCAGCGATCGCCCTGCTCGCGACACTTGAATGCGAGGATCGAAACGCCACTGAGGCAGAGCAGGACGTGCTTGCTCGTTTTACAGGTTTTGGTGCGGGTGAACTTGCCAACAACCTCTTCCCGCCGACAGGCAAAGAAGTGCGCAAGGGATGGGAAAGTCTTGCGTCAGAACTTGAACAGCTTACGACGGAGACTGAAAGGGCTGGCCTGCGGCGCGCCACGCAATATGCCCACTACACCCCGGAACTGATTGTTCACTCGCTGTGGGATATGGCTCAGCGTATGGGCTTTCGTGGCGGTTCGGTGCTTGAACCGGGTTGCGGAACCGGGGTCTTTATAGCCGCACGACCTGAAAAACTGGAAGGCAAGATAGCCTTCACAGGTATTGAAAATGACCCAATCTCTGCCCGCATAGCGCGCAAACTCTATCCAAACCAATGGATCCGCAGTGAGGATTTCACCCGAGCCCAGCTCCCACGGGGCTATGATCTGGCGATTGGTAACCCACCCTTTAGCAATCGCACGGTGCACGGTCGTGATGGGTTAGAGAAGCAGGGTCTCAGTCTTCATGACTTCTTCATTGCCCGCTCAATTGATGCTTTACGACCAGGGGGTATCGCCCTGTTCGTGACCTCCCGATACACGCTGGACAAAACGGATCCTAAGGCACGACGGATTATGGGCGAGAGCGCAGACCTGCTTGGCGCTGTGCGTTTACCTGAAGGCGCAATGCGTGACGATGCCGGGACAGATGTGGTGGTCGATATCCTGGCATTCCGCAAACGAGAAATGGGGGAAGAGCCGTCAAACGAGAGCTGGGTTGAAACTGCAGACATCCCAGACTCAGATGAGGGGAATGGTCCGCTCGTCATAAACCGGTATTTCCATGACCATCCCGAACAGGTGCTCGGCAGTCATATCTGGACGACAACGCAGTTTGGTCCCGATTACACATGCTCTGCCACCGCCGGCGCAGAACTAGACCTTCTTCTTCCGCAAGCCCTGAGCCGGATCGCGCCCAACGTTCATTTCCTGCAGCCGTTAGAGGCGCGTATTGCCAGACCAGCAGGTGAGGGCGTTACGGTTGGAACCGCGGCAAGTGGGGCGGACCTCAAGGAAGGAAGCTACTTTGTTGATCGGGGTGTGCTGCACCAGATTAGCGAGGGGCAGGCCCAGATCGTCCCGATCCGCAAGGCAGGCCAGGCAGAAGGAATTTTTGCCAAGCATGCTCGGATCATTCGTGCGCTGGTGCCCATCCGTGATGCCGCACGAAGTGTGTTGCGGGCGCAGATGCAGAACCTGCCTTACGGGTCGCAGCAGCGCACTCTGAAAACGGCGTACCAGAGTTTCGTGCGTGAATTTGGCCCCATCAATCATACCCGCACCACGCTGCGCGAGAACCCTGAAACTGGGAAAACACGCGAAACCCAGCGGCGTCCGAACCTGCAGCCCTTTCTGGATGATCCTGACGTCTGGCTGGTGGCTTCGATTGAGGAGTATGACGAGCGCACGGATACGGGTCGCATGGGGCCGATATTTTCAGAGCGTGTCATTCATGCACCGACAGAGCCTGAAATACACGGAGCCCATGACGCGCTGGCTGTGTCCCTGCATGAAACGGGTCGTGTGGATCTGCCTCTCATTGCCGAACTGCTGGGACGGAGTGAAGCCGATACGTTGGCTGAACTGGGTGAGAGCATTTACCTCGATCCGGAATGCAGCGCGCAGGGCAGGGACGTCTGGGTCACGTCTGATGAGATGCTCTCAGGTGCGGTGCGCACCAAACTGGCGCTCGCACGCGAGGCCGCACATCATGATCAGCGGTATGCACGCAATGTCAGCGCCCTTGAAGGTGTGCAGCCTGCTGATCTGCGTCCCTCTGAAATTACAGCCCGTCTGGGAGCACCGTGGTTGCCCGTCACGGACATTCAGGACTTCGTACAAGAGGTCATGGGGATTGAAACAACCGTTCGTCATACCCCGGAAGTGGCATGCTGGAGTATCAATCGTGCGCCGTTTCTGTCTCGCGCTGAAGCAACATCCGTCTGGGGCACGGAACGACGCAATGCAGCGGAACTTCTGGAAGACGCGCTCTCTCAGTCCATTCCCAAGATCTGGGATCATTGGCGCGATGAGAATGGCAACGAACGACGCGAACTCAATACACAGGAAACGGAAGCCGCCAAGGAAAAACTGGCGGCTATCAAGAGCGCGTTCGAAAAGTGGGTGTGGCAGGATCCCGACCGGTCTGACCGTCTCGTAAAGCTCTATAACGAGACTTACAACAATCTGGTGCCACGGGCCTTTGATGGCAGTCACCTGCGTATGCCTGGAGCGAGCAGCACGATTACCTTGCGTGCTCATCAGAAGCGCGTGGTGTGGCGGATTATTGCCTCAGGGCGCACCTACATGGCCCATGCTGTAGGGGCAGGAAAAACCTTTTCCATGGCGGCTGCCGTGATGGAGCAGAAACGCCTTGGACTGATCAGTAAGGCCGTTATCGTGGTTCCCGGCCACTGCCTT
Coding sequences within:
- a CDS encoding ParA family protein, whose translation is MSRNILVLASRAGKNVLGLDMDKQATLATWAERRERVRAGISGVSEIPVRRVMLDDWRGALKEARNSTADFIVIDTPPSIEINMTAILGLCEGADFVLVPCQQTQDDFDSVAPWMRHLKQSDVKAAFIINRANIRARSYATIRSKLMNVGPVCPIEISQAEEISLANGKGLGVMDLSKPKNAEAFGALWAYLKQELDL
- a CDS encoding DEAD/DEAH box helicase family protein is translated as MSMSASQLNLFDTTVLSGELAALWSLDDDQPIPEVCIPSPHPFRIPQRDFRLNGVRGLAQGWKARAEANIAAIALLATLECEDRNATEAEQDVLARFTGFGAGELANNLFPPTGKEVRKGWESLASELEQLTTETERAGLRRATQYAHYTPELIVHSLWDMAQRMGFRGGSVLEPGCGTGVFIAARPEKLEGKIAFTGIENDPISARIARKLYPNQWIRSEDFTRAQLPRGYDLAIGNPPFSNRTVHGRDGLEKQGLSLHDFFIARSIDALRPGGIALFVTSRYTLDKTDPKARRIMGESADLLGAVRLPEGAMRDDAGTDVVVDILAFRKREMGEEPSNESWVETADIPDSDEGNGPLVINRYFHDHPEQVLGSHIWTTTQFGPDYTCSATAGAELDLLLPQALSRIAPNVHFLQPLEARIARPAGEGVTVGTAASGADLKEGSYFVDRGVLHQISEGQAQIVPIRKAGQAEGIFAKHARIIRALVPIRDAARSVLRAQMQNLPYGSQQRTLKTAYQSFVREFGPINHTRTTLRENPETGKTRETQRRPNLQPFLDDPDVWLVASIEEYDERTDTGRMGPIFSERVIHAPTEPEIHGAHDALAVSLHETGRVDLPLIAELLGRSEADTLAELGESIYLDPECSAQGRDVWVTSDEMLSGAVRTKLALAREAAHHDQRYARNVSALEGVQPADLRPSEITARLGAPWLPVTDIQDFVQEVMGIETTVRHTPEVACWSINRAPFLSRAEATSVWGTERRNAAELLEDALSQSIPKIWDHWRDENGNERRELNTQETEAAKEKLAAIKSAFEKWVWQDPDRSDRLVKLYNETYNNLVPRAFDGSHLRMPGASSTITLRAHQKRVVWRIIASGRTYMAHAVGAGKTFSMAAAVMEQKRLGLISKAVIVVPGHCLAQMAREFLMLYPTARILVADETNFVKAKRQRFIARAATENWDAIIITHDAFKFIPVEAGFEREMIEDQIASYEAILSGLDGDDRISRKRIERMKEGMESKLEGLAAQKDDLLHMGEMGIDQILVDEAQLFRKLSYATNQSDLRGVDPNGSQRAWDLFVKTRYLAKTDPTRPLIMASGSPITNTIAELWNVGRYMDLDALVARNLHEFDAWAANFGETRTELELQPNGLYKPVTRFTEFVNVADLMAMYRDFADVVQSDELARYVKLPSVKGGNRQIVVAESTEDFRAFQQTLAERMRAIEARSGRPQKGDDIILSVMNDARHGAIDLRFIAPWADDDPHSKLNVMIRKVFEIWQETSASRYTNPETGRAYDLPGAVQMIFSDLGTQASQSKRGFSAYNWIRSELIRMGVPAEQIAFMQDYDKAAAKLRLFGDLNAGRKRILIGSTATMGTGVNAQQRLKALHHLDVPWLVADIMQREGRIVRQGNQHDEVEIYAYAQQGSVDATNWQLLERKMRFIGLAMSGDRTIRRIEDVGGEGNQFAMAKALASGDMRLIQKAGLEADIARLERLQAAHFDDQFNVRRQIQRAERDIQTAQTRIPKIEAAIGQRVSTKGEAFALHRDTTVVESREKAGAWILSQARLAEREGRTGQWSMGRIAGFEVMCEAHEQQFRTSDKRKPEVVSSIYLDTPAGEIEVETDRETKPLGLISRIEHAALRLDSDLAEARRSLDEAQRRLPAYRAREGLPFAEAADLKAKCAELYALDAELEAEGKEEGTALKLASANDDAASDVGEKIEEMA